The following nucleotide sequence is from Alkalihalobacillus sp. LMS39.
GGCTGTTGGACTCTTTAAATCAATGGTTGGATTAACGATGGTGATTATCGCAAACCAAATTACGAAAAAGTTAGGAAAAGAAGGGGTCTACTAATGAAACGATTTAAGCTAACAGAGGACCGCATGTTTGATATCGCCGTATATATCATTTTAACTCTTATTACTTTAGCTGTTTTGCTCCCTATCTTATATGTGTACGGGAGCTCCATTGCCGAAAGAAGTCAGTTTGTGACACGGGGATTTTTCATTATTCCAAGAGAAATAACCTTTGATGCGTACATTTATTTAATAAATAATGAAATTTTTGTGAGGTCTTTTAAAAATGCTGTTATTATAACTGTTTTTGGAACGGTAATTAATATGGTTTTTACGACGTTAATGGCTTATGCCTTATCGAAAAAATGGCTGCCAGGTCGTTCATTTATCAATTTTTTAGTGCTTTTTTCCATGCTTTTTAGTGGCGGAATGATTCCACTGTACTTAATTGTAAATGGTCTTGGTTTGCTCGATAGTTATTGGGCACTTTGGTTAACAAGTGCAATCTCGCCATTTTATTTAATTGTCATGCGCGGGTTGTTTGGAAATATTCCAAGGGAGCTAGAAGAGGCTGCCAGAATGGATGGATGTGGAGAGTGGCGCTTGTTTTTTACGATTGCATTGCCATTAGCAAAACCAGCTTTGGCAACCTTTACGATATTTTACATTGTCGCCCACTGGAACTCTTATTTTGACGCCGTTTTATATTTGCACGACCAAAGTCGAATGCCATTACAAGTTATGCTGCGACGATTAATTATTCAAGATGAAGATTTATTAGGAAGTGAGACAGCTGATATTTTGTTTAGCCCAGCTGTTCCGATGGCTGCTATCGTCATTACGATTACTCCATTGCTCATTATCTTTCCGTTTTTTCAAAAATATTTCAATAAAGGCTTTCTACTAGGATCTGTTAAAGACTAGTATTCCATGGAGGGAGAGGGTAAAAAACAAATGATGTAGTGTAGGGTTGTTGATGTTGTGTGTGGAGGAAAAATAAAAAACGTTGTGGAGGGAATTGAAATGAAAAGGTTTTGTTTTGTAAATATGGTGCTGTTCTTTTTAGTTTTAGCTTTTATAAGTGGCTGTGCTCAACAAGAAGAAGCGAGTAGTGAAAAAACGGAACGAGACACAAAAATAGAAAGTGAAGGCAACAACGATAGTTTCGAGCCTTATAATTTTGAGGAGCATTTAACGATTTCAATGTTAACAACAGGTTCTCCTATTCCATATGAGGGTAATCCTGTCTTTGAATTAATTGAGGAAAAGTTTAATGTGACATTTGATATTCAATATTATGACCGTGGAGATTTTGAAGAGTATTTAAGTACATTAGCAGCAAGCGGAAACTTACCTGATATATGGCGTTTTGGACATAATGATCCACGGATGTTTTCTGATTGGGCAGAAAGAGGCGCTTACTATGATGTAAAACCGTTATTACAGTACCATCCTGATTTAGAAGCAGAATACCCAACATGGGCTTGGGAAATTTTAAATCCGCCTGGTCACTATTACGGTGTACCTGAATACCGTTTGCAAACGAGAAATATGTTAGCCATTCGTCAAGATTGGTTGGATACTCTCGGATTAGATGTTCCTGATACGATTGACGAGTTTTATGAAGTGGCCCATGCATTTACACACCAAGACCCGAATGGAACTGGAAAAAATGATACGATTGGTTTTTCAGCAATGGGTCTTTTTTCAGAAGACGGAACAGCTTGGCGTGGTGGGGCTTTTGGCTTAGCGCGTGAGTGGAAAGATATCGATGGAGAGCTTGTCCCATATCAAGCACAACTAGATGAATTAACAGAATATATTTCTTTTATGAGAAAGGCGTACGAAGAAGGAGTACTTGATAAAGACTTCATGCTACATACAGATTGGCGCGATGCCAATGAAAGATTAAGTAATGGCATTGCAGGAATTGAGTATGTGAATCCAAATAGTGTTCATGAAAAAGAAGCTGTTGATGTAAAAGAACATGATCCAAATGCAGAATTAACATTTTTCCCGCCACCAGCAGGTCCTGAGGGGAGTCGAACAACACCAACCCGTTCTAGTTTCTTCAAAAAGGTCATCAATGCCAATGTGAGTAAAGAAAAGGCTCATCGTATTCTAGCGATATATGAATGGAACATTACAGATGGTTATGAGATTACGCGCCATGGAATAGAAGATATTCATTATACTGTTCATGAAGATGGGACGGTAGAAAAACTAGATGCATGGGATGAGCATGAACCAGCCTCGATTGGGACGAATCTGATTCGTGGATGGAATGAACTTCATAGAGCATATTGGTGGTTAGGGGAAGAATTTGAGCAAAACCTTGCTGCCCATTATGAAATGAATGAAAAATATTTATGGGAAGATGATAACCCAGCTTTAATTTCGGAAACGAATGTCAAAATCGGTGGTCAATTAGATGCTGAATTTGAACAGATGATGACGGAAATCGTAGTCGGACGTAGAGGAATGGAAGATGTCGAGACTGCTGTAAACCGATGGCTGAATGATGGAGGCCAAAAGATTATCGATGAAATGAACGAATTATATGAAGAATATAAAGCAACACGGTCATAAGGGGGACTATAGGAATGAACATAGATTTTCACACACATGGAAAATTAAGCAAAAAAGCAGAGTTTACGTTGGAGGGGTTTCAAGAGCATATTCAGATGGCAAAAGAGAATCGCTTAGATGCTATTGCATTAACTGAACATTTTAACACAACTAATTTTGAAGTTATCTATGACACTCTTGATCAGCATTATCCATATATAGAAGATTATTATTTAGTTGAAGGTGTAAAAGTGTTCCCAGGCATTGAAGTCGATATTTCAGAAGTTGGTCATATATTGCTAATAGGAACGAGAGCTGATATTTTAGATATCAATGAGAAGTTGTCTGTACATCGTTTGAAAGAAAACTTTATTTCTTTTGCTAGTTTACTAGAGCTAGCTGACCAATATGAGCTTTTAAAAATTGGTGCACACCCATTTAGAGAGTCTAAGAAATTAGCTCATCTTCCTAAAGAACAATTGATGCAGTTAGATGCGCTGGATTTAAATGCTACCGATTTATATCATCAAGGTTTAAAAATGAAAGATGAATTGTTTCAATATGCTTATTCACTTGAACTTCCTGTTGTTGGTGGAAGTGATACGCATCAATGTCTTCAATTCGGGAGTATTTATAATGAATTTAAAGAAGAAGCCAATACGATTGCTCAATTAAAGGAAGTGATCGCACGAAAAATATATGACATCGAAATTTCACCTTGTTTACAAGTGAAAGTGCAAGGGGCAAGAATGCTAAAGAAAAAGATGAAAGCGGCAATGGCTGTATAAAATGAAAAAGCAGCAACCAAATATTCTACTTATTATGTTCGATCAATTACGAGCAGACTCAATCGGATGCGCACAGAATTCCTCTGTGCGTACTCCGAACATTGACAAACTAGCAAAACATGGCATTCAGTTTACCCAAGCCATATGCAATAGTCCAACATGTGTACCAAGTCGTGCATCAGTAATGAGTGGGAAGTACCCGCATCGATTAGGAGTGTTAAATAATCATTTCCACTTTCCGAAAGATGAAAACACGTATATGCAAGCATTACGTAGAGCAGGTTATCAGGTGGCAGGGATAGGCAAGCTAGAGCTTCACAAACCAGATCAACAATACGGAAAAAACGGGGATGCCCCGATAAACTATCATTTAGGATATACAATGCCATTTGAAACGGAAGGGAAGATGTCTTCGGCTAAGTCAAGGTCAGGCTCGTTTCCCGTTAATGAACAAGAACTAGTTGGTTCGTATCAACATTATTTAATTAAACGAGGGAAATTAGAAAAGTATATGGTTGACTATCAACATCGAGATAAGCAATCTGTTTGGTATTCAGCCCCGTCAGTTCTTGAGGAAGATGATGTGGCAGATGCGTTTATTGGACAAAAAGCATGTGAATTTATTGATAATGTATCAACGGAATATCCATGGTTTTGTTCCGTCAATTTTTTAAGTCCTCATGACCCGTGGGATGCACCTATGTCCTATTATGAATTGTATGATGAAACGATATTTCCACCTTCGATAAAAGCGAATAAAACAGGAAAACCGGATTGGATAAAAAAAAGACAAGAAAAGCATTTAAAAGGCATCACAGATAATGATGTATTAGAAGTGAAAAAGCATTATGCAGGGATGATCACCCATTTAGATCATTGGGTAGGAAAGCTGTTGCAGTGTTTGAAGAACAGAGGCTTAGATAAAAATACAATTATCATTTTTACATCCGATCATGGGGAAATGTTAGGGGATCATGGGTTGTTTCAAAAGCAAGTCATGTATGAAAGTTCAATTAGAGTACCGCTCATTATTTCAGACCCAACAACGGCAACCTGGAATGGTACCTTTTATGAAGGATTAGTTGAACTTGTTGACCTTTATCCAACGATATTGGACATGGCAGGGGTCTGCTATGAGCAAGATATGCTAGATGGAAAATCGCTCTATCCTTTATTAGTTGAGAAGGAAAGGCACCATAAAGGCTATCAATATTGTGAGTGGGAAAATTGTTGGATGCTTCGAAATGAAAACTTCAAACTCATTTTCAATTATAATGACAGAAATGAATTATACCATTTACTAGACGACCCGAACGAGGAACACAATGTCATCGAAGAGTATCCTCATATCGCAAAGCAATATTATGAAATGGCAAACCGAATAAAAGGACGATAACAAAAAAAGAGAAGCAAGGTTAATCATAAGCAGGGAGATTAAGCTTGTTTTTTTTACATATAAGAAAGATTTTGTTATAGCAGTGAAGTTTTGAAAGCTTATTCTAGAAAAGCAGGCAGGTCTTTGCACATCGCTTGAAAGAAAAGATGCTCACGCATTTTTCTTTATTCAACTAACAGCTTTTCTTCAAAATGCTCCAATGCTTCATTAATAAGGAGAATGTCATACATTTTGTTTTCGATAAAATATTGAACAATTAAATCAAATGTTTCACTTTGTGACAGTGAATACCCAGCCGAATTTAATAAATCTTCTGTTTCATCAATTTGTAATTCTAGTGCTATGGCTAGGTTGAGTATCGTGTTTTTCTTTGGACGATACCGAGGTTCATTTTTTATTTTGGAAAAATGTCTGCGGTCAAGACCAGCTTTTTTATAAATTTCAGCATCAGTTTTTCCTTTTTTATCAATATAGGTAAACAGAACATTTTTTAGTGTAGGTTTTCGTTTTGTTTTTATAAACGACTTTAAGTCTGTCGTATTGAGCATTTCTGAAACGATAAATTCAGATTCGAGCGGTGCAAACGATTTAATTTGAAGATGTAAGTCTAGATACGACTGAATGTCTTCAAGTACTGTGGAATCAAGCATAATAGTCACCTCAAAATGTCGCTTATCAAGCGACCATTTTCATCATCATTCTCGTTATGATTATACCATGAATAACGAAAGGGTGATGAACATGAATCAAACGACAGAAATCATTTTTTTACTTGACCGAAGCGGGTCAATGTCAGGTTTAGAAGAAGATACGATAGGTGGATTTAATACATTAGTGAAAAAACAAAGCGAAGAAGAAGGAAGAACCGTTGTAACAGCCGTTCTTTTTGATAATAATTATGAAATGCTATGGGATGGAGTGGAAGCAGGCACGGTGGTTTTAACAAAAGACAATTACTTTGTTAGAGGTAGTACCGCTTTACTAGATGCCATCGGTAGAACAATTACAACCGTTTCCACAAGAATAAACAATACAGAAAAAGAAAACCGTCCAAATAAAGTTTTATTTGTTATTACAACAGATGGCTATGAAAATGCGAGCCAGGAATATTCCTATAAAAAGGTAAAAAAATTAATCAAAAAACACGAAGACAAACATCACTGGGAGTTTTTATTCATTGGAGCTAATCTTGATGTTGCCAAAGAGGCGACTAGCTTAGGAATAAGCGTAGAGGATGCGATAATTTTCGATGCGACAGGTTCAGGTGTTGAAAAAATGTATAGTCAAGTTAGTGAAGAATTGGTGCGGAGAAGACAGTTTAAGTAAGGTGAAAAAAGAAGAGAGCCACACGTCCTAGACGTGTGGTTTTTGAGTTGGATTGGACGGGGGGGAATATATTGGACATTTTGTTGTTTATATTTAAGGAAATAAATCATTTTTACTGGATTTCCCAAGTTAACCGAACGAATGTCCGACCTGAATAGGTAAAATTTCCTGAATACCACTCAATATAAAGCAGTGTTTTTGTGTGAAAATATTCACTTTTGCCAACAAGAGCGCTATAATGTCAAAGGACTTATTTTCCATTATAGGAATGATTAAAGTTTTAAAAAAATAAAGTAAGCACGTGGATTTGAATGATATTTTAGACATGATAAGGAGATGAAAAAGCAAAAATGAACGAAGGTTATGAAACACCACGAGAGCCATATCGTACGGAATGGCAAGAAGTAGAAGAAAAGAAGCATTCTGTTTTAGGAATCCTTTCGACGAGTCTAGCAGGGTTTATGTTATTCGGTTCATTGATCGCTCTAGGATTACTAACATCAGCAGTTGGAGATTATGTTACATTGTCTGAAGAAACTTCATATTCTTATGAGGAGATAATAAACATGGTTTTATTGGATGGATTTACTCAGGAACAAGAGGAAATGTTTGAAATGGCCGATATGAAATTTGGATTTTCAGTGTTCTTTGCTTTTCTTTTAGGATTCGGATATTTAGCTGGGTTAGTTTTGGGGATTATTGGTGTATGTAAAAGAGAGCATAAAAAAATATATCCGATTATCGGGCTAGTAGTAAATGTAGTCCTTCCTATTTTATTTTTTATCGTAGCATATAATAATTTTTTTGCCCCATTGATGTAAGTTAAAGGGTAGTGTAACTAAGGAAGAAGTATCAGACATTTATCCGATTATTTGCTTGAAGCATTTGAGGATGCTACGGAGACTGGGAGATTACCTATAAATTGTGCATTTTTCAAAATGCATATAGGCATCTCGAAAACACAAGTTTCCAAGTGAAATATGGATAAAATGTATTCATTTTTTACATGAAAATCTAATAAATTGTTGAAATATGTATGTGAATTAATATATTTAAGAGATAATAGAGACCCTGACTGGGCCCGTTATTAGCCATAATTCAAGCGAAACCTTGAAAATGCGTTGATATAACGAACGCATGACTGAACAAGATGAAAATGAATTATTAAAATAGGAAATCTTCCTAAAGTCACTCAATATAAACCAGTGTTTTTGTGGAAAAATATTCACTTTTCCAAACGAGAGCGCTATAATGTCAAAGGACTTATTTCCAAAAAAAAATGATTAATGTTTTCTCTATTTTTTTAATAAAATAGGTATGCAGATGTGAATGAAATTCAGACATGACAAGGAGAGGGAAAAATGAACGAAGATTATCAAACACCAAGAGGACCGTATCATACGGAATGGCAAGAAGTAGCAGAAAAGAAACATTCAGTTTTAGGAATCATTTCTACGATTCTAGCGGGGGTTATGTTTTTAGGTTCAGTGCTCTCTATAATATTGTTGGTGTCAGCTGTTGGCGATTATGTTGCATTGTCTGAAGAAACTCCATATACATATGAACAGTTAACAGACATGCTTGTTATCGACGGAGTCACACAAGAACAAGCTGATACATTTGGAGCGGCCGATTTGAAATTTGGATTATCAGTTATCCTTGCTTTTGTTTTAGGGGTGGGTTACTTAGCTGGATTAATTTTAGGGATAATTGGTGTATGCAATGCGAATTATAAAAGATTATATTCGATTCTTGGGCTAGTTGGGAATGCAGTCCTCCCTGTATTCTTTTTTATCGTAGCATTAATAATATTTTCGGCCCCACTGATGTAAGTTGAAGGATAGTGCAACTAAGGAAGTTCGTATCGGACATCTATTCCGTTATTAGCTTGAATTATGAGCATTTGAGATAGCTATCGGACACTAGTTCCGTTACTAGCCAAAAAATCAGGCGAAACCATGATAGTGTGTTGATATAACGGAATGTATGTCCGATAGCATTGAAAAATCAACGGTTTTGATTAAAATAACGGAACATATGTCCGAACGAGAAAACGAGAAGCTCATTTTACAAGAGCTTCTCGGTTTTTTTTATGGTAACCTTGTAATCTTCACCTTCACACCATTTTTCGGTCGCAATGTAATCGCAGGTTCAATTTGAACTTCTTCATGTGGTAAAAGTGACACATCAAAATGCTGAACGATTGTTCCTAAAATAATTTTTGCTTCGGTTAATGCAAAGTGATTTCCGATACAAATGCGAGGGCCACCACCAAAGGGAAAGTAAACGGTGTTAGGCAATGATTTTTCAAAATCACCTTCCCAACGGTCAGGTTCGAAGGAATGGGGATTGTCAAAATAATCAGGGTGCCGGTGCATCGCCCATTGGCTTAATGCTAAATCAGTTCCTTTTGGAATGTGATACCCATTTAATTCAACATCTTGCATTGGCCCGCGAGAAATCCACCATACTGCTGGATAAAGTCTCATCACTTCTTTTAACACATTATCCATATAGGAAAGTTCACTAATGTTTTCCATTGAAAGTGGCGCATCTCCGACTTTTTCCTTTACTTCTTTACGAAGCTGTTCTAGAATATCTGGATGCTGCCCTAGTAAGTAAAAAGCCCATGTTAATGTGTTAGCCGTAGTTTCATGACCAGCTAGGAAAAACGTCATCATTTCATCCCGTAGCTGTTCGTTTGTCATGCGGTCACCATTCTCTTCTACATTCATCAAAATGGAAAGCAAATCATGGCGTCCATCTAAATTAGTTTGGCGACGATGTTCAATCATTTCATAAATCGTTTGATCAAGACGATTTACAGCTTCTTGTAGTCGTTTGTCCCCAGCTGTTTTTACATGGCTGAGCTTCAGCAGACCTAGGACCATTTTTGTAACACTTGTCATTTGTTTGTTATATTCGTTTTGAACGGTTTCCATCGACTCGCTAATTTCGTTGCTATCATCATGATCATTTGTGTCATAGTCAAACAAAGTTTTGGCGACAATACGCATAGTTACAGCCATTAGTTCTGCATGGATGTCAATTTCACCATTTTCCCACGCCTGCACCATTTGTTGCGCATGGTCACTCATTGTCTCTGTATAGGTTTTAATTTCGTCCATTCTAAACAAAGGTTGAGTCAATCGTCGCTGTTTTTTCCAAAAATCCCCTTCACTTGTCACAAGACCATTTCCTAACACTAAATGTAAGATAGGATCACGATAGTAGCCTTTTGTAAAAAGTTTATTTGTATTTTTTAAAACAAAATCAATGTCTTTTGGGTCGGTTAATAAAAATGTGTCACGGTTTTGCTCAACTTTCAGACGAATGACATTGTCGTATTTCTCCACGCACTCTGTTACAAACTGTAAAGGGTCTTTTCCGAATTGAAGTAAGTTCCCGGCAAACGGAAGTCGCGCTGGACCAGCTGGAAGCTTTGTCATCTCACCATCTCCTCAAACATTGTCTTTTTTATTTATAAGCTTTATTCCCTTAAACGTATGATTTTAAAAGCAAAATAAGAATGAGAGGATTGGCTCGATCTGAAGATTTAACAAAAGAGATAATTATCTATTCATGTAAAGCCATATAGGTAATGTTAGTATAGGGATGATGAGGACATATAAGAATAGTACAGCCCCTATTCCTTTATGATGTTTACGTAACCATAACGAGTACATCACCGTATAGTAACTGGTGAAAATACATATGAGTAGTAAAATCCAATACATTTTTTTGTCCTTTCCTTATCTATTTATTAGAGGACTTAATTGTTTTCCAAAGCCCTTAATATTGACCTCCACCGAGACATTTACCTCTGCACTTGGATATTTACTCATCCAATCATAATTTGAATATTGTTGTATCGTAAAAAAATTCTTTCTAGCAATTAATGACCAGTGGAATGGGTCAGCTTTAAATTGTTCTTGTGTTTTCTTTATAAAATGGTCAGCAGAAATTTTAATTTGATTTTCAATACTGTTTTTGAGTTCCTCTTGTTTTCGTAAATCTTGAATATAATCGATCTCACTTTTTATAGCCAAAACCTCTAAACGAATGGGGAGGATAACTTCAA
It contains:
- a CDS encoding carbohydrate ABC transporter permease translates to MKRFKLTEDRMFDIAVYIILTLITLAVLLPILYVYGSSIAERSQFVTRGFFIIPREITFDAYIYLINNEIFVRSFKNAVIITVFGTVINMVFTTLMAYALSKKWLPGRSFINFLVLFSMLFSGGMIPLYLIVNGLGLLDSYWALWLTSAISPFYLIVMRGLFGNIPRELEEAARMDGCGEWRLFFTIALPLAKPALATFTIFYIVAHWNSYFDAVLYLHDQSRMPLQVMLRRLIIQDEDLLGSETADILFSPAVPMAAIVITITPLLIIFPFFQKYFNKGFLLGSVKD
- a CDS encoding extracellular solute-binding protein, whose amino-acid sequence is MKRFCFVNMVLFFLVLAFISGCAQQEEASSEKTERDTKIESEGNNDSFEPYNFEEHLTISMLTTGSPIPYEGNPVFELIEEKFNVTFDIQYYDRGDFEEYLSTLAASGNLPDIWRFGHNDPRMFSDWAERGAYYDVKPLLQYHPDLEAEYPTWAWEILNPPGHYYGVPEYRLQTRNMLAIRQDWLDTLGLDVPDTIDEFYEVAHAFTHQDPNGTGKNDTIGFSAMGLFSEDGTAWRGGAFGLAREWKDIDGELVPYQAQLDELTEYISFMRKAYEEGVLDKDFMLHTDWRDANERLSNGIAGIEYVNPNSVHEKEAVDVKEHDPNAELTFFPPPAGPEGSRTTPTRSSFFKKVINANVSKEKAHRILAIYEWNITDGYEITRHGIEDIHYTVHEDGTVEKLDAWDEHEPASIGTNLIRGWNELHRAYWWLGEEFEQNLAAHYEMNEKYLWEDDNPALISETNVKIGGQLDAEFEQMMTEIVVGRRGMEDVETAVNRWLNDGGQKIIDEMNELYEEYKATRS
- a CDS encoding PHP domain-containing protein, which translates into the protein MNIDFHTHGKLSKKAEFTLEGFQEHIQMAKENRLDAIALTEHFNTTNFEVIYDTLDQHYPYIEDYYLVEGVKVFPGIEVDISEVGHILLIGTRADILDINEKLSVHRLKENFISFASLLELADQYELLKIGAHPFRESKKLAHLPKEQLMQLDALDLNATDLYHQGLKMKDELFQYAYSLELPVVGGSDTHQCLQFGSIYNEFKEEANTIAQLKEVIARKIYDIEISPCLQVKVQGARMLKKKMKAAMAV
- a CDS encoding sulfatase-like hydrolase/transferase produces the protein MKKQQPNILLIMFDQLRADSIGCAQNSSVRTPNIDKLAKHGIQFTQAICNSPTCVPSRASVMSGKYPHRLGVLNNHFHFPKDENTYMQALRRAGYQVAGIGKLELHKPDQQYGKNGDAPINYHLGYTMPFETEGKMSSAKSRSGSFPVNEQELVGSYQHYLIKRGKLEKYMVDYQHRDKQSVWYSAPSVLEEDDVADAFIGQKACEFIDNVSTEYPWFCSVNFLSPHDPWDAPMSYYELYDETIFPPSIKANKTGKPDWIKKRQEKHLKGITDNDVLEVKKHYAGMITHLDHWVGKLLQCLKNRGLDKNTIIIFTSDHGEMLGDHGLFQKQVMYESSIRVPLIISDPTTATWNGTFYEGLVELVDLYPTILDMAGVCYEQDMLDGKSLYPLLVEKERHHKGYQYCEWENCWMLRNENFKLIFNYNDRNELYHLLDDPNEEHNVIEEYPHIAKQYYEMANRIKGR
- a CDS encoding vWA domain-containing protein, with product MNQTTEIIFLLDRSGSMSGLEEDTIGGFNTLVKKQSEEEGRTVVTAVLFDNNYEMLWDGVEAGTVVLTKDNYFVRGSTALLDAIGRTITTVSTRINNTEKENRPNKVLFVITTDGYENASQEYSYKKVKKLIKKHEDKHHWEFLFIGANLDVAKEATSLGISVEDAIIFDATGSGVEKMYSQVSEELVRRRQFK
- a CDS encoding cytochrome P450, producing the protein MTKLPAGPARLPFAGNLLQFGKDPLQFVTECVEKYDNVIRLKVEQNRDTFLLTDPKDIDFVLKNTNKLFTKGYYRDPILHLVLGNGLVTSEGDFWKKQRRLTQPLFRMDEIKTYTETMSDHAQQMVQAWENGEIDIHAELMAVTMRIVAKTLFDYDTNDHDDSNEISESMETVQNEYNKQMTSVTKMVLGLLKLSHVKTAGDKRLQEAVNRLDQTIYEMIEHRRQTNLDGRHDLLSILMNVEENGDRMTNEQLRDEMMTFFLAGHETTANTLTWAFYLLGQHPDILEQLRKEVKEKVGDAPLSMENISELSYMDNVLKEVMRLYPAVWWISRGPMQDVELNGYHIPKGTDLALSQWAMHRHPDYFDNPHSFEPDRWEGDFEKSLPNTVYFPFGGGPRICIGNHFALTEAKIILGTIVQHFDVSLLPHEEVQIEPAITLRPKNGVKVKITRLP